A single window of Coffea eugenioides isolate CCC68of chromosome 7, Ceug_1.0, whole genome shotgun sequence DNA harbors:
- the LOC113776967 gene encoding uncharacterized protein LOC113776967: METAIAEQLLNMHRNGEISSQTIGSHVVPQITRMLTETFGVSFSRDTIRSKYYALQNLTRLYISFKKRGTGMGWDSTNFTFMMDDERWSHLLQVNQGYNRFRNRCCLVFHLLEEVFMNQGATGDFSAGFGVSPLNSGDELEMEHAASRGRGNGVVDVDSSDGGDAVPVTRKGKEKVTKGKGKEKVKKRKSGDMSTESFFAPSSPQFQKYVRVLDSIETRLSGKGSSGISGSVSSPAKSNKAPVDEDEELVAALATLSSLNLDRSVRFQMADLLRNRHERLIWFLCADDEDRLAFVRHRGFLPPLASRSIQPKTIAAAFVLVFPMP, from the exons ATGGAAACTGCCATTGCTGAACAGCTTCTGAACATGCATAGGAATGGGGAAATATCATCACAGACCATCGGGAGCCACGTTGTCCCTCAGATTACTAGGATGCTCACTGAGACTTTCGGGGTTTCATTCTCCCGCGATACTATTCGGTCGAAGTACTATGCGCTTCAGAACTTAACTAGGCTTTACATTTCGTTCAAGAAGCGTGGCACTGGTATGGGCTGGGACTCAACCAACTTCACCTTCATGATGGATGATGAGCGATGGAGTCATCTACTTCAG GTCAACCAGGGATACAATAGATTTAGGAATCGGTGCTGTCTGGTCTTCCATTTGCTTGAAGAAGTCTTCATGAATCAGGGGGCTACTGGGGATTTTAGCGCCGGCTTTGGAGTATCGCCCCTCAATTCGGGCGATGAATTGGAAATGGAACACGCTGCGAGCAGAGGTAGGGGCAATGGGGTTGTGGATGTCGATTCATCAGATGGAGGAGATGCCGTTCCTGTGACCCGGAAAGGGAAAGAGAAGGTTACGAAGGGCAAAGGGAAAGAGAAGGTTAAGAAGCGCAAATCGGGGGACATGTCAACTGAGTCATTCTTTGCGCCGTCCTCCCCCCAATTCCAGAAATACGTCCGGGTTTTAGACAGCATCGAGACACGATTGAGCGGTAAAGGGAGCTCTGGGATCTCCGGTTCGGTCTCTTCTCCTGCTAAGAGCAATAAGGCTCCAGTTGATGAAGACGAGGAGCTGGTGGCTGCTTTGGCCACTTTGAGCAGTCTGAATTTGGACCGAAGTGTGCGCTTCCAGATGGCTGATCTGCTAAGGAATCGGCATGAGCGTCTCATTTGGTTCTTATGCGCGGACGACGAGGACCGCCTTGCCTTTGTCAGACATCGAGGCTTCCTCCCCCCCTTAGCATCTCGTTCAATCCAGCCCAAAACTATTGCGGCAGCCTTCGTCTTAGTTTTCCCCATGCCTTAA
- the LOC113776966 gene encoding protein ALP1-like: MDNDGHIQGGQLDDELDDEELDNILMYVVLLGFMFFFQDTHQQVPRRRRVRDSALSGRDYVLEIINGHEDRIIQNMRLDVPQFLLLCDLLLNRGYWHAYPSQRVGVHESVALTLMCLSHDERHRVLAERFQHSTETIDRHVRRVLRALVRLGRDLVRPRNVDDTHPRILNNGLLMPWFRDCVGALDGTHVSAWCRAEVRERFRNRHGDLSQNILAACDHDMRFVFVRVGWEGSAHDARILQETLLDPASGFPMPPQGKYYAVDAAYRNMPGFMAPFRGARGTPHERAAKALFNRRHASVRNIIERTFGVLKKRFPILKGPMQNYLIATQNNIVLPCCALHNFMRDYVPNDEYFNEEAINGAFADAHIAGEQVQMGQPIDMSQQGIDNWNEDRRAMAAHMYVNANN; this comes from the exons ATGGACAACGATGGGCACATTCAAGGAGGTCAACTGGATGACGAGCTAGATGATGAGGAGCTCGACAACATCCTTATGTACGTCGTATTATTGGGTTTCATGTTCTTTTTCCAGGATACACATCAGCAGGTCCCAAGAAGACGAAGAGTACGAGATAGCGCGCTGTCAGGGAGAGATTATGTGCTTGAGATTATTAACGGACATGAAGACCGAATTATTCAGAATATGCGCTTGGAtgttcctcaattccttttGTTGTGCGATTTATTGCTTAATCGGGGTTACTGGCATGCATATCCTTCTCAAAGAGTGGGGGTACATGAATCCGTTGCTTTAACCCTAATGTGCCTGAGCCATGATGAGCGGCACCGGGTGTTAGCCGAGCGGTTCCAGCACTCAACGGAGACGATTGATCGACACGTTCGTCGTGTCTTACGAGCTTTGGTTCGGCTAGGTCGTGATCTCGTTAGGCCAAGAAACGTCGATGACACGCATCCTCGGATCTTGAACAATGGTTTGCTCATGCCGTGGTTCCGA GATTGTGTGGGAGCTTTAGATGGGACCCACGTATCCGCTTGGTGCAGAGCAGAGGTAAGAGAGAGGTTCAGAAATCGGCATGGCGACTTATCCCAGAATATACTTGCTGCCTGCGATCATGATATGCGGTTTGTCTTTGTTCGGGTCGGCTGGGAGGGTAGTGCTCATGATGCCAGAATTCTCCAAGAGACCTTGCTTGATCCGGCCTCAGGATTTCCAATGCCACCGCAAG GAAAATATTATGCAGTAGATGCTGCCTACAGAAATATGCCGGGGTTTATGGCTCCGTTTAGGGGTGCACGGGGCACACCTCATGAGCGAGCAGCTAAAGCGCTGTTCAATAGGCGACATGCATCAGTTAGGAATATTATTGAGCGTACATTTGGAGTTCTTAAGAAGCGATTTCCAATACTCAAAGGTCCAATGCAGAACTACCTGATAGCAACGCAAAATAATATTGTGCTTCCATGTTGTGCTCTTCACAATTTTATGCGCGATTATGTGCCGAATGATGAGTACTTCAATGAAGAAGCGATCAATGGTGCCTTTGCAGATGCACACATAGCAGGGGAACAAGTGCAGATGGGTCAACCTATCGATATGTCGCAGCAGGGCATAGATAACTGGAATGAAGATCGGCGGGCAATGGCGGCGCACATGTATGTGAATGCTAATAACTAG
- the LOC113776969 gene encoding uncharacterized protein LOC113776969, translated as METAIAEQLLNMHRNGEISSQTIGSHVVPQITRMLTETFGVSFSRDTIRSKYYALQNLTRLYISFKKRGTGMGWDSTNFTFMMDDERWSHLLQVNQGYNRFRNRCCLVFHLLEEVFMNQGATGDFSAGFGVSPLNSGDELEMEHAASRGRGNGVVDVDSSDGGDAVPVTRKGKEKVTKGKGKEKVKKRKSGDMSTESFFAPSSPQFQKYVRVLDSIETRLSGKGSSGISGSVSSPAKSNKAPVDEDEELVAALATLSSLNLDRSVRFQMADLLRNRHERLIWFLCADDEDRLAFVRHRGFLPPPLASRSIQPKTIAAAFVLVFPMP; from the exons ATGGAAACTGCCATTGCTGAACAGCTTCTGAACATGCATAGGAATGGGGAAATATCATCACAGACCATCGGGAGCCACGTTGTCCCTCAGATTACTAGGATGCTCACTGAGACTTTCGGGGTTTCATTCTCCCGCGATACTATTCGGTCGAAGTACTATGCGCTTCAGAACTTAACTAGGCTTTACATTTCGTTCAAGAAGCGTGGCACTGGTATGGGCTGGGACTCAACCAACTTCACCTTCATGATGGATGATGAGCGATGGAGTCATCTACTTCAG GTCAACCAGGGATACAATAGATTTAGGAATCGGTGCTGTCTGGTCTTCCATTTGCTTGAAGAAGTCTTCATGAATCAGGGGGCTACTGGGGATTTTAGCGCCGGCTTTGGAGTATCGCCCCTCAATTCGGGCGATGAATTGGAAATGGAACACGCTGCGAGCAGAGGTAGGGGCAATGGGGTTGTGGATGTCGATTCATCAGATGGAGGAGATGCCGTTCCTGTGACCCGGAAAGGGAAAGAGAAGGTTACGAAGGGCAAAGGGAAAGAGAAGGTTAAGAAGCGCAAATCGGGGGACATGTCAACTGAGTCATTCTTTGCGCCGTCCTCCCCCCAATTCCAGAAATACGTCCGGGTTTTAGACAGCATCGAGACACGATTGAGCGGTAAAGGGAGCTCTGGGATCTCCGGTTCGGTCTCTTCTCCTGCTAAGAGCAATAAGGCTCCAGTTGATGAAGACGAGGAGCTGGTGGCTGCTTTGGCCACTTTGAGCAGTCTGAATTTGGACCGAAGTGTGCGCTTCCAGATGGCTGATCTGCTAAGGAATCGGCATGAGCGTCTCATTTGGTTCTTATGCGCGGACGACGAGGACCGCCTTGCCTTTGTCAGACATCGAGGCTTCCTCCCCCCCCCCTTAGCATCTCGTTCAATCCAGCCCAAAACTATTGCGGCAGCCTTCGTCTTAGTTTTCCCCATGCCATAA
- the LOC113776968 gene encoding protein ALP1-like, producing the protein MDNDGHIQGGQLDDELDDEELDNILMYVVLLGFMFFFQDTHQQVPRRRRVRDSALSGRDYVLEIINGHEDRIIQNMRLDVPQFLLLCDLLLNRGYWHAYPSQRVGVHESVALTLMCLSHDERHRVLAERFQHSTETIDRHVRRVLRALVRLGRDLVRPRNVDDTHPRILNNGLLMPWFRDCVGALDGTHVSAWCRAEVRERFRNRHGDLSQNILAACDHDMRFVFVRVGWEGSAHDARILQETLLDPASGFPMPPQGKYYAVDAAYRNMPGFMAPFRGARGTPHERAAKALFNRRHASVRNIIERTFGVLKKRFPILKGPMQNYLIATQNNIVLPCCALHNFMRDYVPNDEYFNEEAINGAFADAHIAGEQVQMGQPIDMSQQGIDNWNEDRRAMAAHMYVNANN; encoded by the exons ATGGACAACGATGGGCACATTCAAGGAGGTCAACTGGATGACGAGCTAGATGATGAGGAGCTCGACAACATCCTTATGTACGTCGTATTATTGGGTTTCATGTTCTTTTTCCAGGATACACATCAGCAGGTCCCAAGAAGACGAAGAGTACGAGATAGCGCGCTGTCAGGGAGAGATTATGTGCTTGAGATTATTAACGGACATGAAGACCGAATTATTCAGAATATGCGCTTGGAtgttcctcaattccttttGTTGTGCGATTTATTGCTTAATCGGGGTTACTGGCATGCATATCCTTCTCAAAGAGTGGGGGTACATGAATCCGTTGCTTTAACCCTAATGTGCCTGAGCCATGATGAGCGGCACCGGGTGTTAGCCGAGCGGTTCCAGCACTCAACGGAGACGATTGATCGACACGTTCGTCGTGTCTTACGAGCTTTGGTTCGGCTAGGTCGTGATCTCGTTAGGCCAAGAAACGTCGATGACACGCATCCTCGGATCTTGAACAATGGTTTGCTCATGCCGTGGTTCCGA GATTGTGTGGGAGCTTTAGATGGGACCCACGTATCCGCTTGGTGCAGAGCAGAGGTAAGAGAGAGGTTCAGAAATCGGCATGGCGACTTATCCCAGAATATACTTGCTGCCTGCGATCATGATATGCGGTTTGTCTTTGTTCGGGTCGGCTGGGAGGGTAGTGCTCATGATGCCAGAATTCTCCAAGAGACCTTGCTTGATCCGGCCTCAGGATTTCCAATGCCACCGCAAG GAAAATATTATGCAGTAGATGCTGCCTACAGAAATATGCCGGGGTTTATGGCTCCGTTTAGGGGTGCACGTGGCACACCTCATGAGCGAGCAGCTAAAGCGCTGTTCAATAGGCGACATGCATCAGTTAGGAATATTATTGAGCGTACATTTGGAGTTCTTAAGAAGCGATTTCCAATACTCAAAGGTCCAATGCAGAACTACCTGATAGCAACGCAAAATAATATTGTGCTTCCATGTTGTGCTCTTCACAATTTTATGCGCGATTATGTGCCGAATGATGAGTACTTCAATGAAGAAGCGATCAATGGTGCCTTTGCAGATGCACACATAGCAGGGGAACAAGTGCAGATGGGTCAACCTATCGATATGTCGCAGCAGGGCATAGATAACTGGAATGAAGATCGGCGGGCAATGGCGGCGCACATGTATGTGAATGCTAATAACTAG